A window of Clostridium botulinum BKT015925 contains these coding sequences:
- a CDS encoding ATP-dependent Clp protease ATP-binding subunit, translated as MEMCSICKKNIATIYTAKTENGKTKMVGICLECAKKMGMPIMDQFMKQVGITEDDMDNLTEQMNNVLQDSNIEDLTDNNFLMNVLNGIFPEDKKEEDKDSNLDSLEFDKEKILNKKDSSEKSDIKTKKGFLNKKKNKYLDKYGINLTNKAKENKIDRVIGRNREIDRVIQILNRRNKNNPILIGEPGVGKTAIAEGLAVRIAEKNVPAKLFDVEVYLLDLTAVVAGTQFRGQFEGRMKSIIDEAKKNGNVILVIDEVHNIMGAGEAQGGSMNAANILKPALARGEIQVIGATTLDEYRKYIEKDSALERRFQPVLVEEPTVEETIEILEGIKNYYEEYHQVKISHDVIEDAVNLSQRYINDRFLPDKAIDVIDEASSRANLKNKGLVELKSIEDELKKIQEEKQIAAEGDNYEKAAEYKVEECRLKEKIKEIKKESMDVVLTTKDIAFVIEAWTKIPVQRITEEEGEKLINLEDRLHKRVIGQNEGVKSLAKAIRRNRLGFTKKKKPSSFIFVGPTGVGKTELVKALAGELFGNEDALIRVDMSEYMEKHTVSKLIGAPPGYVGHDDGGQLTEKVRRKPYSVILLDEIEKAHPDVFNMLLQILEDGRLTDSQGRTVSFEHTVIIMTSNVGTNFKADSIGFNQEGYDAMESRVKEALKETFRPEFINRIDEIIVFNSLNKDELYKIIDLMFEEVKEEVKVRKINLDIDDSVKDFILKVGYDEKYGARPLRRAIQRHIEDEIAEAYLLKKIKEGSNIKVKAVDGKIILE; from the coding sequence ATGGAAATGTGCTCCATTTGCAAGAAAAATATAGCAACTATATATACTGCAAAGACAGAAAATGGAAAAACAAAGATGGTTGGTATTTGCTTAGAATGTGCAAAGAAAATGGGTATGCCTATAATGGATCAATTTATGAAGCAAGTAGGTATAACTGAAGATGATATGGATAACTTAACTGAACAAATGAACAATGTGCTTCAGGATTCTAATATTGAAGATTTAACAGATAATAATTTTCTTATGAATGTTTTAAATGGGATATTTCCGGAAGACAAAAAAGAAGAAGATAAAGATAGTAATTTAGATTCACTTGAATTTGATAAAGAAAAAATTCTAAATAAAAAGGATTCTTCTGAAAAATCCGATATAAAAACAAAAAAAGGTTTTTTAAATAAAAAGAAAAATAAGTATCTAGATAAATATGGTATAAATCTTACTAATAAAGCTAAAGAAAATAAAATAGATAGAGTAATCGGAAGAAATAGAGAAATTGATAGAGTTATACAAATTTTAAATAGAAGAAATAAAAATAATCCCATATTAATAGGTGAGCCAGGTGTTGGTAAGACAGCTATTGCAGAAGGATTGGCTGTTAGAATTGCTGAAAAGAATGTTCCTGCAAAGTTATTTGATGTAGAGGTATATCTTCTTGATCTTACAGCGGTTGTAGCAGGTACACAATTTCGAGGGCAATTTGAAGGTAGAATGAAATCAATTATTGATGAGGCTAAGAAAAATGGTAATGTTATATTAGTAATTGATGAGGTTCATAATATAATGGGGGCAGGAGAAGCACAAGGTGGTTCTATGAATGCAGCTAATATTTTAAAGCCAGCCCTTGCAAGAGGAGAAATTCAAGTAATAGGTGCTACGACTTTAGATGAGTATAGAAAATATATAGAGAAGGATTCTGCATTAGAAAGAAGATTTCAACCAGTACTAGTAGAAGAGCCTACAGTAGAAGAAACAATAGAAATTTTAGAGGGAATAAAAAATTATTATGAAGAATATCATCAAGTAAAAATATCACATGATGTAATTGAAGATGCGGTAAATTTATCACAAAGATATATTAATGATAGATTTTTACCAGATAAAGCTATAGATGTAATTGATGAAGCTAGTTCTAGAGCCAACTTAAAGAATAAAGGATTGGTAGAGTTAAAATCAATAGAAGATGAATTGAAAAAAATACAAGAAGAAAAACAAATAGCAGCTGAAGGGGATAATTATGAAAAAGCAGCTGAATATAAAGTAGAAGAATGCAGACTTAAAGAAAAAATAAAAGAAATAAAAAAAGAATCTATGGATGTAGTATTAACAACGAAAGATATTGCATTTGTTATAGAAGCTTGGACCAAAATACCTGTTCAAAGAATTACAGAAGAAGAGGGAGAAAAACTTATAAACCTTGAAGATAGACTGCATAAAAGGGTTATAGGACAAAATGAAGGTGTAAAAAGTTTGGCTAAAGCTATACGTCGTAATAGATTAGGATTTACTAAAAAGAAAAAGCCATCTTCATTTATATTTGTTGGACCTACAGGTGTTGGGAAAACAGAGCTTGTAAAGGCGTTAGCAGGAGAACTATTTGGTAATGAAGATGCATTAATTAGGGTAGATATGTCTGAATATATGGAGAAGCACACAGTGTCTAAATTAATTGGAGCACCTCCAGGATATGTAGGACACGATGATGGAGGACAATTAACAGAAAAGGTAAGAAGAAAACCTTACTCTGTAATATTATTAGATGAAATTGAAAAAGCTCATCCAGATGTATTTAATATGTTACTTCAAATTCTTGAGGATGGAAGACTTACTGATAGTCAGGGAAGAACTGTTTCTTTTGAGCATACTGTAATTATAATGACATCTAATGTAGGAACTAATTTTAAGGCTGATAGCATAGGATTTAATCAAGAAGGATATGATGCTATGGAAAGTCGTGTTAAAGAAGCTTTGAAAGAAACATTTAGACCAGAATTTATAAATAGAATAGATGAAATAATAGTATTTAATTCTTTAAATAAAGATGAATTATATAAAATAATTGACCTAATGTTTGAAGAAGTAAAAGAAGAAGTAAAAGTAAGAAAAATAAATTTAGATATTGATGATAGTGTAAAAGACTTCATATTAAAAGTAGGATATGATGAAAAATATGGAGCAAGACCACTAAGAAGGGCTATTCAAAGGCATATTGAGGATGAAATAGCAGAGGCATATCTTCTTAAAAAAATTAAAGAAGGTTCAAATATAAAAGTAAAAGCAGTTGATGGAAAGATTATTTTAGAATAG
- a CDS encoding ATP-binding protein, whose translation MLYYKKTDEITLEEVLCNKKICLKDFLEISLKIVDAIMDIHKKNIVYKYLNPNNIVIDKNKDIRLKKSEFMCRDINYNLNYMSPEQIGRIEKEVDFRTDYYSLGVILYKMLTQKLPLEGDNEVEVTYSHIAKTPIPPNKINNQISIVISNIVMKLLDKDPDERYKSVYGIKMDLERCNNSFLNNGFIYNFALASKDISDKLKFTEKIYGREKEIKKIMDKYHECCNGSLEVVFISGDGGLGKKVVADEVSKRIIKEGGMFAASKCKKYNNGAPYEPLIKCGRTLMNKMLMESEDEIKKIKKKILDAVGNNGQIITKFIPEVEFLIGKQPPLQDIGCIESTNRFNTVFGRSIQAILSREKTIAILLEDIQWLDEGSLNIIKKLILRKENKYLFIIAIVKEEEVKNKDFVYELMNNNSYNDINITNIHLNSLSEDDIGNLICDTLSCNREDAKELIKNINFRTGGNPLFVRNSIESMYSKRILRFDYRNNKWVWDIKAVRNMKIENSVFGIIMGKISSLPKKTKNILKIASCIGVEFALKSISDITNVPIEEIYMGILPAIDEGVILFNENQINKYNNKKITYKFSHVQIHIQIYDNIDKEQKSRYHLALGRSFYKKFLKSNSESQIFRVVNQLNKGKQLINNDEEIYNLIKLNLIAGLKDKQSGVYQLAIEYFRVAYSLLPHNSWYVDYNLAYNVSIELSECEFMNKNFEKAEEIFSIILKNIKTPWEVIKIYNMKVCIHTYFGQIEKAIETGINGLKILGIYINKKPNTLKIYSEGLKLGLKEKRIISKITSKFKKKEDKVIEELKKLFFNISIAAIMYNKELFRLVTLKEMQISNIGNDTKYGNCTYMNYGIFKMYSLKQYDKSFEFGYDDLIRCNNKIDAITFSKSYCLFANLIVLWSNDYEVTLKHLYRCYDVCMDGGQLLCATITTNNILLVSLMKGENLNVINDKISKYMEASQKISFIDIKEEMLFNKTIVDILRGEKKDEFVFKFEKNITKFIPLGRNIYRILINYMSGKYEDSIKFMTEAEKEATILEGRYISMLYNFFNCLTLIKLYEFCDETKKFLYMKKIKKHVRYIKKRVRNNYYNFLSYYILLQAEIYRLNDKGYKAERLYDEAIKVATEKNMINNIALISEIAGYYYETKGNTTVSKLYLIQAYTFYKKWGCKFKTEAFQQKYPMIFGYNIQNGVQEEVAIDGINKKLYIDDIFECSLQINRNKYEFMEIIKAFQSISGEILLENLLEELMKNLIGSIGAERGCLILNKNNKLFVQVEGNIDKFYSMVDNPIGIENYREISKLLVNYVARTKQSVVLNNGKNESVVFDDSYISDNKIKSILCVPIITKGKFIGIIYLENKFSANIFSKKRLSIVELIASQAAISIENAYMYKEINELNGQLKKTVDERTRLLNESIRYEEMRTEFFANISHELRTPLNVIFGGYQMLKLMLESENLQSKPKIDKYMGTMKQNCYRLVRLINNLIDITKIDSGFFEVNLINVDIINTIESITLSVAQYIESKGINLVFDTFVEEKIIACDVDKIERIILNLLSNAIKFTNPGGNIAVTMYEEKNNIVISVKDDGIGIPDEKQSIIFDRFIQVDKSLSRNREGSGIGLSLVKSIVELHKGKIYLKSKLGEGSEFIIKLPCSTLEIQDKNAEMYSNANSNKIEKIMIEFSDIYS comes from the coding sequence ATCGTTATAGATAAGAATAAAGATATAAGATTAAAAAAATCTGAATTTATGTGTAGAGATATAAATTATAATTTAAATTATATGTCTCCAGAACAAATAGGTAGAATAGAAAAAGAAGTAGATTTCAGAACAGATTATTATTCTTTAGGTGTAATTTTGTATAAAATGTTAACTCAAAAACTGCCATTAGAAGGGGATAATGAAGTTGAAGTTACATATTCTCATATTGCAAAAACACCCATTCCACCAAATAAAATAAATAATCAAATTTCAATAGTTATATCAAATATAGTTATGAAACTCTTAGATAAAGATCCAGATGAAAGATATAAAAGTGTATATGGAATTAAAATGGATTTAGAAAGATGTAATAACTCTTTTTTAAATAATGGATTTATATATAATTTTGCATTAGCAAGTAAAGATATATCAGACAAGCTTAAATTTACAGAGAAGATATATGGTAGAGAAAAAGAAATTAAAAAAATTATGGATAAGTATCATGAGTGTTGTAATGGAAGTTTAGAGGTAGTATTTATATCTGGAGATGGAGGTCTGGGAAAAAAAGTAGTAGCAGATGAAGTAAGTAAGCGAATCATTAAAGAAGGTGGGATGTTTGCCGCAAGCAAATGTAAAAAGTATAATAATGGAGCTCCGTATGAACCATTAATTAAATGTGGCAGAACTTTAATGAATAAAATGCTAATGGAAAGTGAAGATGAGATAAAAAAAATTAAGAAAAAAATTTTAGATGCGGTAGGAAATAATGGACAAATTATAACGAAGTTTATACCAGAGGTTGAATTTTTAATAGGAAAACAGCCTCCTTTACAGGATATAGGATGTATTGAATCTACTAATAGATTTAATACGGTTTTTGGAAGAAGTATACAAGCAATATTAAGTAGAGAAAAAACTATTGCTATTTTATTGGAAGATATTCAGTGGTTAGACGAAGGTTCTTTAAATATTATAAAGAAACTTATTCTGAGAAAAGAAAATAAATATTTGTTTATAATTGCAATAGTTAAAGAAGAAGAAGTAAAAAATAAGGATTTTGTATATGAGTTGATGAATAATAATAGTTATAATGATATAAATATAACTAATATCCACTTAAATAGTTTATCAGAAGATGATATAGGAAATTTAATATGTGATACATTATCTTGTAATAGAGAAGATGCAAAAGAATTAATAAAAAATATTAACTTTAGGACAGGTGGAAATCCTCTATTTGTAAGAAATAGTATAGAAAGTATGTATTCTAAAAGAATATTAAGGTTTGATTATAGAAATAATAAATGGGTTTGGGATATAAAGGCAGTAAGAAATATGAAAATTGAAAATAGTGTTTTCGGAATAATAATGGGGAAAATTAGCTCTTTGCCAAAAAAAACCAAAAACATTTTAAAAATAGCATCATGTATAGGTGTAGAATTTGCTCTTAAATCTATAAGTGATATTACTAATGTACCTATAGAAGAAATATATATGGGGATTTTACCGGCAATAGATGAAGGTGTAATATTATTCAATGAAAATCAAATTAATAAGTACAATAATAAAAAGATAACGTATAAATTTTCCCATGTTCAAATTCATATACAAATATATGATAATATAGATAAGGAACAAAAGAGTAGATATCATCTTGCATTAGGACGAAGTTTTTATAAAAAATTTTTAAAATCTAACTCGGAAAGTCAGATCTTTAGAGTAGTAAATCAATTAAATAAGGGAAAACAATTAATAAATAATGATGAAGAAATTTATAATTTAATAAAGTTAAATTTAATTGCTGGTTTGAAGGATAAACAGTCAGGTGTTTATCAGTTAGCAATTGAATATTTTAGAGTAGCATATAGCTTACTACCACATAATAGTTGGTATGTAGATTATAATTTAGCATATAACGTATCTATAGAGCTTTCAGAATGTGAATTTATGAATAAAAATTTTGAAAAAGCTGAGGAAATTTTTTCAATCATATTAAAAAATATAAAAACTCCTTGGGAAGTTATAAAAATATACAATATGAAAGTATGCATTCATACATATTTTGGACAAATAGAGAAAGCTATTGAGACAGGAATAAATGGATTAAAGATTTTAGGTATATATATAAATAAAAAACCAAATACATTAAAAATTTATTCTGAAGGATTGAAATTAGGACTAAAAGAGAAAAGAATTATTAGTAAAATTACTTCTAAGTTTAAGAAGAAAGAAGATAAAGTTATAGAAGAATTAAAAAAGTTATTTTTTAATATTAGTATAGCAGCGATAATGTACAATAAAGAATTATTTAGATTAGTGACGTTAAAAGAAATGCAGATAAGTAATATTGGAAATGATACAAAATATGGAAATTGCACTTATATGAATTATGGCATTTTCAAAATGTATTCATTGAAACAATATGATAAAAGTTTTGAGTTTGGATATGATGATTTAATAAGATGTAATAATAAAATAGATGCAATAACTTTTTCAAAATCATACTGTTTATTTGCGAATTTAATAGTGTTATGGAGTAATGATTATGAGGTTACTCTTAAACATTTGTATAGATGTTATGATGTATGTATGGATGGAGGACAACTTCTTTGTGCTACAATTACAACAAATAATATCTTATTAGTTTCATTAATGAAAGGTGAAAATTTAAACGTTATCAATGATAAAATATCTAAATATATGGAAGCTTCACAAAAAATAAGTTTTATTGATATAAAAGAGGAAATGCTTTTTAACAAGACAATAGTAGATATTTTAAGAGGGGAAAAGAAAGATGAGTTTGTTTTTAAATTTGAAAAAAATATTACAAAATTCATACCACTTGGAAGAAATATATATAGAATATTAATAAATTATATGTCTGGAAAGTATGAAGATTCTATAAAGTTTATGACGGAGGCAGAAAAAGAAGCGACTATTTTAGAAGGAAGATATATAAGTATGTTATATAACTTTTTTAACTGTCTTACATTAATAAAGTTGTATGAATTTTGCGATGAAACTAAAAAGTTTTTGTATATGAAAAAAATAAAAAAACATGTTAGGTATATTAAAAAGAGAGTTAGAAATAATTATTATAATTTTTTAAGTTATTATATATTATTACAAGCAGAAATCTATAGACTAAATGATAAAGGATATAAGGCTGAAAGACTTTATGATGAGGCAATAAAAGTAGCTACTGAAAAGAATATGATTAATAATATTGCACTTATAAGTGAGATAGCAGGTTATTATTATGAGACTAAAGGAAATACAACGGTTAGTAAATTATATCTTATTCAAGCGTATACCTTTTATAAAAAATGGGGTTGTAAATTTAAAACAGAAGCTTTTCAACAAAAATATCCAATGATTTTTGGATATAATATTCAAAATGGTGTACAAGAAGAAGTAGCAATTGATGGTATAAACAAAAAATTATATATTGATGACATTTTTGAGTGTTCATTACAGATAAATAGAAATAAGTATGAATTTATGGAAATAATAAAAGCATTTCAATCTATTTCAGGAGAAATTCTTTTAGAAAATTTATTGGAAGAGTTGATGAAAAATTTAATAGGAAGTATAGGTGCAGAACGAGGATGTTTAATACTAAATAAGAACAATAAATTGTTTGTACAAGTTGAGGGAAATATAGATAAATTTTATTCTATGGTGGATAATCCTATTGGTATTGAAAATTACAGGGAAATTTCAAAATTATTAGTCAATTATGTTGCTAGAACAAAGCAAAGTGTTGTTTTAAATAATGGTAAAAATGAAAGTGTAGTTTTTGATGATAGTTATATATCTGATAATAAAATAAAGTCTATTTTATGTGTGCCTATAATAACTAAGGGTAAATTTATTGGGATTATATATTTGGAAAATAAATTTTCGGCTAATATTTTTAGCAAAAAGAGATTATCAATAGTAGAATTAATAGCATCACAGGCTGCTATTTCTATTGAAAATGCTTATATGTATAAAGAAATAAATGAATTAAATGGACAACTTAAAAAGACTGTTGATGAGAGAACTAGGTTACTAAATGAAAGTATAAGATATGAAGAGATGAGAACAGAATTTTTTGCTAATATATCTCATGAGCTTAGAACACCATTAAATGTGATATTCGGTGGATATCAAATGCTAAAGCTCATGCTTGAAAGCGAAAACTTACAAAGCAAACCTAAAATTGATAAATACATGGGAACAATGAAGCAAAATTGTTATAGGTTAGTTAGACTAATAAATAATTTAATTGATATTACAAAGATAGATTCAGGTTTTTTTGAGGTGAATTTAATTAATGTTGATATTATAAATACTATAGAATCAATAACATTATCTGTAGCTCAATATATAGAAAGTAAAGGTATAAACTTAGTTTTTGATACTTTTGTAGAAGAGAAGATAATAGCATGTGATGTTGATAAAATAGAAAGAATTATTTTAAATTTACTTTCAAATGCTATAAAGTTCACCAATCCAGGTGGAAATATAGCTGTTACCATGTATGAAGAAAAAAATAATATTGTCATATCTGTAAAAGATGATGGTATAGGTATACCAGATGAAAAACAAAGTATAATATTTGACAGATTTATTCAAGTAGATAAATCACTTTCAAGAAATAGAGAAGGAAGTGGAATAGGATTATCGTTGGTAAAATCTATTGTAGAACTTCATAAGGGGAAAATATACTTAAAAAGTAAGTTAGGGGAAGGTAGTGAATTTATAATAAAATTACCTTGCAGCACATTGGAAATACAAGATAAAAATGCAGAAATGTATAGTAATGCAAATTCTAATAAAATAGAGAAAATAATGATAGAATTTTCTGATATATATTCATAA
- a CDS encoding YtrH family sporulation protein gives MSNFFTSTVYSFLVSFGIIIGGSVFAGIGALITNHPPLKTMIDLGESIKIWAVATAIGGTFSSFEIIEEGFFRGNIHSLIKQVIYILAALIGANVALRFLRLIEKCGILWTK, from the coding sequence GTGTCTAATTTTTTTACTAGTACAGTATATAGTTTTCTAGTTTCTTTTGGAATTATAATAGGAGGAAGTGTATTTGCAGGTATTGGAGCATTAATAACAAATCATCCACCATTAAAAACCATGATTGATTTAGGAGAAAGTATAAAAATATGGGCAGTTGCAACAGCTATTGGTGGTACTTTTTCTTCGTTTGAAATAATAGAAGAGGGGTTTTTTAGAGGGAATATACATTCATTAATAAAACAAGTTATATATATATTAGCTGCTTTAATAGGAGCAAATGTAGCATTGAGATTTTTAAGATTAATAGAAAAGTGTGGAATTTTATGGACAAAATGA
- a CDS encoding aminotransferase class V-fold PLP-dependent enzyme, with the protein MIKLDTSFYRKLVVAVNTKVPLINGEYGQAINFDNAATTPPFTTVVDEVIKFMYLYSSVHRGFGYKSQFSTKVYENSRNVVANFVNCDTKYNSIIFVKNTTEAINKLSNMLYSKLKDYVVLSTDMEHHSNDLPWRKYNIDYIGLDKNFRLSLDDLKTKLQNYNGKVKLVTVTGASNVTGFKNSIHEIAKLAHMYGAKILVDGAQLVPHSAVDMKPMDSDEHIDYLAFSAHKLYAPFGTGVLIAPKSDLKDIPPDYSGGGTVDIVTHDTIKWLDTPSKDEAGSPNVIGVVALSAALKTLSILGMKNIEMYENYLSKYTIDALNTIPDIKLYCDNNPTYNHIGTIPFNIRGMTHETVAKILSYESGISVRDGCFCAQPYVQRLLKLTPEQIAERVKTGSHKPGMVRISLGLYNTTKEIDVLISTLKKIVSSKDAYIKKYSSLPNDLYFPM; encoded by the coding sequence ATGATTAAATTGGATACTTCCTTCTACAGAAAACTAGTAGTTGCTGTTAATACCAAAGTACCACTAATAAACGGAGAATATGGTCAAGCTATCAATTTTGATAATGCTGCCACAACCCCCCCATTTACCACTGTAGTAGATGAAGTTATAAAATTCATGTATTTATACTCATCTGTTCACAGAGGCTTTGGATATAAATCTCAGTTTTCTACTAAAGTATATGAAAATAGCAGGAATGTCGTTGCTAATTTTGTTAACTGCGATACTAAATATAATTCCATAATATTCGTAAAAAATACAACAGAAGCTATTAATAAACTCTCCAACATGCTTTATTCTAAACTAAAAGATTATGTCGTTCTATCAACTGATATGGAACATCATTCTAATGATTTACCATGGAGAAAATATAATATTGATTATATAGGTTTAGATAAAAATTTCAGACTATCTTTAGATGATTTAAAAACTAAACTACAGAATTACAATGGTAAAGTTAAACTTGTTACAGTAACAGGTGCTTCAAACGTAACTGGTTTTAAAAACTCAATTCACGAAATTGCTAAACTAGCTCACATGTATGGAGCCAAAATCTTAGTAGATGGTGCACAACTAGTACCTCACTCAGCTGTAGATATGAAACCTATGGATTCCGATGAGCACATAGATTATTTAGCATTCTCAGCTCATAAATTATATGCTCCTTTTGGAACAGGAGTATTAATTGCGCCCAAATCTGATTTAAAGGATATTCCTCCAGATTATTCCGGTGGAGGAACTGTAGATATTGTAACACACGACACTATAAAATGGTTAGATACACCAAGCAAAGATGAAGCTGGTTCACCTAATGTAATTGGCGTCGTTGCACTTTCGGCTGCGCTTAAAACTTTAAGTATACTTGGAATGAAAAATATAGAAATGTATGAAAATTATTTATCTAAATACACTATAGATGCCTTAAATACTATACCAGATATTAAATTATACTGTGATAATAATCCTACCTATAATCATATAGGTACTATTCCTTTTAATATAAGAGGAATGACACACGAAACAGTAGCTAAAATTCTTTCTTACGAATCAGGGATTTCTGTAAGAGATGGTTGTTTTTGTGCACAACCTTATGTTCAAAGATTACTAAAATTAACTCCAGAACAAATAGCTGAACGAGTTAAAACCGGAAGTCATAAACCTGGTATGGTTAGAATAAGTTTAGGACTTTATAACACCACAAAAGAAATTGACGTTTTGATATCAACTCTAAAGAAAATTGTATCTTCTAAAGATGCATATATAAAAAAATATAGTTCTTTGCCTAATGATCTTTATTTTCCAATGTAG